In one Acidimicrobiales bacterium genomic region, the following are encoded:
- a CDS encoding DUF4388 domain-containing protein, giving the protein MALNGSLDDYSPAGALRVLSSSGRTGAVRFTGVGGCTAYLCDGQLYFARGEDTDEALAAALVRPGRLTAEAWTAAVEEAGDSPRVGELLIAHGAIDPDLLASVVLSVIYDPLITLFREADGAFDFEPDTLHWIGPYRSFNVEAIVNEVRRRVRNVDEMQDVIPSTATWVAANRTLPDGAAQVTLLREDWELVTSLSGPRTVRELAASMGRGQYSTAQVVHRLARAGLLEVATEPFGTLEDDPVHEPSAAARLAAAEAGDPPTGIVDPRGLDEDGPGDAPRDLDDADAPAPGPRATDPAGADTAPSPEGAADDRLPAAERTEGLPPDDLGPPRPNPDEEPIWAAAWGAPGNPFEHAPTDPADDLGVTFGPRLEGVGAGPEMPPLDDGDMLPRRSSVREAEPTSWWRDEGLSDLGPEAPGGVTDDLGTGLAGISGFQDPTADAHREDPALAEATDGGPRLDPNAAWLENLYAQFIDEAEEPATSRSRKREALDVAFQSGEAQETERTGTLRRLVDALRRV; this is encoded by the coding sequence ATGGCCTTGAACGGATCACTCGACGACTACTCCCCCGCCGGCGCCCTCCGGGTGCTGTCCTCCTCGGGTCGGACGGGCGCGGTGCGCTTCACCGGCGTGGGGGGCTGCACCGCCTACCTGTGCGACGGGCAGCTCTACTTCGCCCGCGGCGAGGACACCGACGAGGCCCTGGCCGCGGCCCTGGTCCGCCCCGGCCGGCTCACCGCCGAGGCCTGGACGGCCGCCGTGGAGGAGGCCGGTGACAGCCCCCGGGTCGGCGAGCTGCTCATCGCCCACGGCGCCATCGACCCCGACCTGCTGGCCTCGGTGGTGCTCTCGGTCATCTACGACCCCCTCATCACCCTGTTCCGGGAGGCCGACGGGGCCTTCGACTTCGAGCCCGACACCCTGCACTGGATCGGCCCGTACCGCAGCTTCAACGTCGAGGCCATCGTCAACGAGGTCCGGCGCCGGGTCCGCAACGTGGACGAGATGCAGGACGTCATCCCCTCCACCGCCACGTGGGTGGCGGCCAACCGCACCCTGCCCGACGGCGCCGCCCAGGTCACGCTGCTGCGCGAGGACTGGGAGCTGGTGACCTCGCTGTCGGGCCCCCGCACCGTGCGGGAGCTGGCCGCCAGCATGGGCCGGGGCCAGTACTCCACCGCCCAGGTCGTGCACCGCCTGGCCCGGGCCGGCCTCCTGGAGGTGGCCACCGAGCCCTTCGGCACGCTGGAGGACGACCCCGTCCACGAGCCGTCGGCCGCCGCCCGCCTGGCCGCCGCCGAAGCGGGCGACCCCCCGACCGGCATCGTCGACCCCCGGGGCCTCGACGAGGACGGGCCCGGGGACGCCCCCCGGGACCTCGACGACGCCGACGCCCCGGCGCCGGGCCCCAGAGCCACCGACCCCGCGGGCGCCGACACGGCGCCCTCCCCGGAGGGGGCGGCCGACGACCGGCTCCCGGCCGCCGAGCGGACCGAGGGCCTCCCCCCCGACGACCTGGGCCCCCCCCGGCCCAACCCGGACGAGGAGCCGATCTGGGCCGCAGCGTGGGGCGCGCCCGGCAACCCGTTCGAGCACGCCCCGACCGATCCCGCCGACGACCTGGGCGTCACCTTCGGGCCCCGGCTGGAGGGCGTGGGCGCCGGGCCCGAGATGCCGCCCCTCGACGACGGGGACATGCTCCCCCGCCGGAGCTCCGTGCGGGAGGCCGAACCCACCAGCTGGTGGCGCGACGAGGGCCTGTCCGACCTCGGGCCCGAGGCGCCGGGTGGGGTCACCGACGACCTCGGCACCGGCCTGGCCGGCATCAGCGGCTTCCAGGACCCCACGGCCGACGCCCACCGCGAGGACCCGGCCCTGGCCGAGGCGACCGACGGCGGGCCCCGCCTCGACCCCAACGCGGCCTGGCTCGAGAACCTCTACGCCCAGTTCATCGACGAGGCCGAGGAGCCGGCCACCAGCCGCTCCCGCAAGCGGGAGGCGCTCGACGTGGCCTTCCAGAGCGGGGAGGCCCAGGAGACCGAGCGCACGGGCACGCTGCGGCGCCTGGTCGACGCCCTGCGCCGGGTCTAG